Below is a genomic region from Vitis riparia cultivar Riparia Gloire de Montpellier isolate 1030 chromosome 16, EGFV_Vit.rip_1.0, whole genome shotgun sequence.
ATAAGATGTTTGAGGTAATTCTTTGCCTTccctttttcttaaaaactatttgtcATGTTAAGTCAGTGTTCATCTTCTTGATGCATTTGAATGGCAAAGTTGAAGCtccaatatataaatattattgaacATGATAATGTTGCATTTAGTAGCCTATCGATGTTTCTAATCAGGACATGGCTTCATTTGATTTGATCAATTGGTATCTTTACAGATGTTTTAAGTCTAtgtttatacatatttttcacaACTCAAATCTGAATCCAATTTATGCGTACTGAAGACTGAAAAACTGATATACATCTGAATCCAGTGGAGTTGAGGCGGCTAGAAGGACACATTCTTAGTTGAAATTCTGAATGTGTCGTCCATCTCCttgatttttattctttgtgTCCATGTTGAAGCAATATTAGCATATGAAATGACTGTTCTCTTGGATTTAACATCTTGTATTGAATTAAAATGGTTGTCATTAGGGGTGTGCATGGTTCGGTTGGTTCAGTTTTGAGTATTAAAGTCAAACTAAATTGATTTAATCGGTTTTTATGCATTAAGAACTGATGTAATTGAACTTAAAGGAAATTGATAGGCTGGGTTTGGGTCGGTTTAATAAAAATGACTGATCTAAGTCAATTTACTttattttggtttggtttgattcGATTTAACAacaaaagcctttttttttttttgttaattggGCCAAAACCAAAACCTATAATTGGATATCATggacaaaaaagggaaaaggtaAATGATACTAGCATGACAAGTTGTTTTATGATATGTTTTTTCATATCATATTATTACAacttatttcaaattatattgTTAAGATTCCCAATGATATAAATGGCTATTTTTACATCCTGTATAAGCTGAATAGTTAGTGCTATAACTTGTATAAGCTATACTAAgtagcacaaaaaaaaaaaaaaacactatgtaGAGTGTGGTTTGGGATCTCTTTGAATGTGAAAAATGTgcattaaattaataatgtaatcAATGGATATTGTGTGTCAAGTTTTATATGCATAACTTTTAGCTCGGTTTGattcattattgtttttttaaatggaaaatcatGGATTGAATCAGTCTAGTTCCCATTTTTGTTTAGAAAActgaaattgttaaaataatctttaaaattttatcaatgcGGGTCAGTTTGGTTCAATTCAGTCAGTCTTGTTGCTTCAATCGGTTTTTTGCACACCCCTAGTTGTCACTTTCACATTTTCAGAGAGAAACTAGACCtgtgttttcttttaagttagTCTAGAATTTCAATTGCACAGCCTACGTATGAAACCATGTATACCATCTCTTGCTTTGccactttttttatatttgatagcCTATATAAATTCTTTACCATTTTGGTCAGCAATTACATGCTTAGATGTCTCTGCTGTCTCCTTTTCCTTTAACACGGAGCTTGTGAATTTCATTTTGCATTTGTAGGGCATTAGAGCAACACTGATTTTGTAAATTAGATGATCTATAGACTTTATCTGATAATCACTTGATTTTATAACTCTCTTGTAGATATTTGCTGACATGGAAGAGCTCGGGATTCGGCCTAATACTTCAATCGTTAAAATGGTTGGAGATGTATTCCAGAAGCTGGGTATGTTAGACAAATACGAGAAACTACAGAAGAAATACCCACCACCAAAATGGGAATACCGGTATATCAAAGGAAAGCGCGTTAGAATTCGAGCAAAACTGACTGGTGAATCCGATGATCCTGGTGAGGCTGAATCTGATGATCCTGGTGAGGCTGTAAATGAAATCAATGACAAAACTGACATGAATTCAAATGAAATGCATGATGAAGCAGATAGTTCTGTAGATGATGCAGATGAACCAATTTATGAAGCTCACAACTCTTCTTGACAAGCCAGAGAGGCTCATTGtaatacatttttatttgattctcaTCGGCTTGAGATTCATGGGTTTTAGTCAACCTGTTTTCTggaaattcttttatatttccACAGCAATTGCAGAAAGTTAAATATGTGCTTCAgaccaaatcaaaatcaaaagagaaagtAAATGACAGAGGGAGACAAGGTCTAAAATGCATAAAACCCCATCATTCTCTTGAAAAAAAGAGGCAAGTGTTCCACAGATCAGTAATTAAAAACCAGCCATGAGGGGCCTCTGGACCCATGTCTACAGGGGCTCTGTTTTAAGTTCCCtttccaaacaaaatattttttaagaataaagatTATTTGCTCAATGTAGGATAGAAATCAGACAATCATATCACTCTTCATCTGTGCCTGAAGACTCTGAACTTGACCGGTTTTGGCTGCCTTTATTATGTGCTTTGCCATTGGCAACAGCACCTTTCTTACTCGTTCGCTGTTCGTCTGCATCATCTTCACTGTATTCACTCTCATAATCATCATATTCCTCtccttcatcctcttcttcctcctcgACCCCATCCTCCAAAATAGGTCCCTCTTCTGCCACAGGACCTCCCCTGGTGCCAGCCCTAGTCCGTTTCACAACTTTCACCTTTAAGTTGATCTTTTTGTCGCAGCCAATCCAAGAGTCGCACAAGCAGAAACAGCTCAAGTTATAATTCCCCTCTGCAGGGGCCTGCAACTTCCCCATAACCAGTCGGGAGCCAGCCTTCACCTTGTCGACTGCTTCTCTGACTGCTGCACTTGTTTCCTTCACGCTTGCTCCAGATCCCTCCATTGTATCCTCAATTGCCTTTGAGGCAGCAGTTATAGCTGCAGCTTCATCCATGAAACTCATCTTCTGGGAAAACCAGACATTATTGGACACGGGGTCTGCAAGCAGGAACCagaaattttcttctttgtgaaATGGGAAGTAGGGCGCATGAGGGAGGGCACCAATGAGGCCGTTAGTTCGTTTGAGTGTTACCCAGGCCTGAACTGTGACAATGTCACCCTCTTGTATACCCTCTTCGCCTTCAGTCTCACATGTAACTACGATCGTTATGGAAGGCATCATTTCCAGTACCATCTCAACATCTTGTATTTCAGCAGAAGAGAAACCAGCTGTTTGAGTAAGCAGCTCAGCACGCTCCTGCAGGGGCATGTCTGAGAGCTCCTGAAATGTCCGCACTTTCtgcaaatgaagaagaaaaaaataatatggtaAAATCAGAATAGCAGCACAAAAAGTAAACTACCCAAGTAAAAGATATTATTACTTTGTTTCAGAGACTGATGCAGATTATTCAGTCTTGATTAATGGTGAGTATGGACAGGATGATCCATCTGGCCTAGTGTTTGGACAGGCTTGACCATCGTCTTTAAATCAGAAGGAACTAGTTGGGCCATAGAAATTCAATCCTAGGATCAAGATGCCccattattcttaaattattcaTTCTTTTTCGGATATGGTGCATtcacataaaaattatatggttcatatttagtaataataaagtgaatatttttaaaatctttataaacTTAAAGAGGTTCAAAACTAACTGCAAGgttatgttgaaaatgaaatcagTTTTAACAACTCGAATGATCAGATGCATAGTATGCAATCCAATTTAGGACACCAAGCAAACGGGATTACAGTGATTCAGTAACTTTTAACTCAAAACAAGCAGCAAATATTTCGGAGTTGAAAGctataaagaaaagtaaaaagcaTATGAGAGATAGAACTGGTGACAAAGGCATGTGGAACAGAAATGAGGAGTGTGCTCCTAATTCTTGtgtttgttattatcaaaagatTGTGGCAGAAGTCTCTGTTTAGCTGAATTAATTCCAACATAGTAAATCATAACTGAAACCATTGGGGAACAGGTAATTAAAGCTTTTTGAATTTTAGGAAATTTCTGGTCAAAAAGTATGAATATTTCTAGTTACCTTACGGGCTATCTTTTTTATAATAGCCTCACTGAAATGCGGCAACTGCAGAAAGGGTGCAATGCCTTCAGGAGATCCTCCAGCTGCCTTTTTTGCACTGAGAGGAACAGCCTGCatcaaaatcaaatagaaatatTAACTCTAGCATTAAGGAGGGCTATACATTGAACAAAAAGTCTGGACTCAATATAAACAACATATAGTAACTAGTATTAGTTTCATGCTCTACAAATTGGCTACAAAAATGCAGGGACTTCATGAAAAAATGAGATACACAAATCTGGGCAATGTATGATGAGAAATAATAATGTATGTACCCTGCCCTGAAGGCTAGGCTCAAGTGGTAAAAGGGTGGGGATGGcttgtgggaggttctaggttcgaGTCCCAGCGAGGACAAAAATtgacctataaaaaaaaattaataacgtATATACCCAATACCAATATTCCACAATCAATGACTAACAAAAGATACAAGTATGCCTGCAGCAGGCAGCAATCAGCTTTTccaagaaaaatgtaaaatgtaCTAATTTCACCAGTTATAACTCAAGTATATTCAAACATAAGGACACAACTCATAGACTACAAATGAGTGGAAATTGCAGCATATTTAAGTTTTATTGAAGTATCAGACTCATAAATCAAGATTCAGGGTTTATTGCAAGTGGCATTAATTTGAAACTTAGACAAGAAGTTTTACCAAtatgaataatttgaaattcaggAAGGAATTAGAAGTTATTAGGGATAAGTTTGAAGAAATGGTGCATTTGGTGGTGAAAAAACATGAGAGATAGTGACATTCCTAAATTATTAAGAGTTTATGATAAATCaggaaatataaatataatttttttttatcaggctataaaaataattatctgtAAATTATAGACTTatacaaagcaaaaaaaaaaaaaatgaagaagaagcttAATGAAAATGTACTTCAAtcaattaacatttttaaaacttcaggAAATTTCATCAATATGATATCAAGTAGTACTTCAACACGGCACCTGAATGATACATTGAGAAAGCTCAACAACACCAATTGCAGGCCTCAACCATCCATGTCCTTGAGAAGTGCGTGGTATAACTGCCATCTGTATAGAGAGAAAAAAGCAAAACATAATGGCACATGAGAAGCAACATACACATGAACAAGTGACTGAGTATGAGGTGAGAGCAACAAATACAATACTGGAACATAAAGAGCCAGTACAACTTTATAAGTTAGTATCCTAGCCACAACCTGTGGAGTGattctctttttccttcttttttttttttaaacacatttCTTTATGATTTAATTACTCTAAATCACTCTATTTTCAGTCACTGATAATAGTGGTTCATCTCTTGTATGACTCACCTCTAGCAGATTACTGCCACAAACTATGTCATTTGCTacctcattaattttttttcagtatatatatattatgtgaaACTCTAACAAGACAAGGGAGGGGTATACTTTCTGCCATAGATTAACGAACGTAGAGAACAAAGAATGGAGCAGTTAATTTTCTATATCCTTTTCTCATACTTTAATATCATAGCAAGATCCCAAAATCACAGCCATCCTATATTCTGTTAAAACAAATCCTAGTTCAGAAGAGACTTGACAAATAATGGGCTGGGGAAATTCTGAAAGAAAACTGTGTGAATATACTTTGGTATTACTGTTAAGTATACCCACATAATGGATTTTGAGAATCTATTATTCATGTGTTTGAAGCACAAAATAActgataattttttgaaaatatattccatgattcaaaaaacaagggaaagaaaaaaaaagaataaaaaaagtaaaattgagttcctttattttctcatgcaCTGCTAATTTATCAAAAAGCAGGCTGGTCATACATGCCACATCCTACAGCTTTTAGTATTTCTTTCTGAAACTTTCCATTAAAATGAAGAAGCCTTAAGTTTGGAGTCTAAAATACAACAGGAAACACTGCTGGTTTACAGGAGATATCACTGTTTTTTAATGCATAATAAATTCATCATCAATATTAGAAGTCTAACTGGAGAATTTAGACGGGATGCAGAATTCACCTTCATTAGTTCTTCAAGAAGGCGAGGTGAGAGTTCCAGCACACGTCTGAAATCACCTAGCAACGCAGGTGATAAGGTTGCTGATTCACGAGTTAATTGCGCCTGAATCAACAATTCTGTCTGAAAGGAAAAGGCAAAGAAGTAAGAAGCTGATGCTTCATTAAAGACTAAGACGCTGATCTTTAACTGCTTTATATAGCCAAAACTTGGTGAACAAATTACCTTAACTAGTGATGGATGCTGCTTCCAAAACTTTGCCTGCTCTTGCTTAATGTTCTTAAGGTCCAAGTTTAACTCACTCCTTACTAACATGAACAGTTTCTGAAGGGGCTCATTGTCAGTCCTACGGACTGGAATTTCCATGTATTCTGCAGCCTTAATGAAGACATCCATAACTTTGCTGTAAAACCAAGTTATCACATCATCATAAACAAAACTTATAATAGAAATCACACACTAAGATacataaaaacatatataaacatAAACACCCATTTTTCTTAAGCAAATATAATGTGTGCATATACATCCACATATATGCACACACattacacatcatatatacacaTGTATCCCAAAAAATCACCAAAGGAAAGATTCAGTGATTTCTTATAAATCCCAAAGATatcatgaaaaaacaaaaaataacaaagttAAAGAGAGTTTCTAAAACTGAAAACATATGAACAGACTAAATTTTGCCAAAGATCCGAGAATCAACACATCATctaattttatgattgaaaaatgaaaaaagaaattcacACATGCAACATTGAAGAAAACATTTACCCCAACACGATGACTTCAAAAATGATTCAATTTGGTCTAGGCATAATACTCAAATCAATTAGCTTATGAGAATATTACCCCAAAATGATAACTTCAACCGATTCAATGTGGTTTGACCATAAATCGCAAATTAATCAATCATATCTAATGACTACAGATTTTAGCTTTGATCAACAAGAAGAGATGCGAGAGAAAGACACACACAGAGATTCAATATGGTTTGGACTGTGACATTCAGCTCAATCAGTTGTACTGAAAAACTGGGACGAAGAGAGGGGGTAGTGGGAGGGCGAGGGacagggagagggagagagccCATGAGAAATGAGATCTGGGTAGTTTGCATAACATTGTGACACCAACCAACTTTCCTAGATAACACCAGTAGTCTATTGTCAACATTAGACATGAGATGTGGGAAGTTTACATAACATCGTGAAATTGATCAACATGTTAGATAATATCAGTATTCGATTGGACAATACCTTATGCCCCTGAGAAGTGGGTAGTTTCTATAAAATTGCGATGTCAACTGGCATAGATAATACCACTGGTCtatcatatataatatgttaaatATGAGATTCTGGTGGTTTATATAGCATTTTGATGTTAACAAACATGTTAGATAATGagtattctattttgaatagTCAAGATACATTACACCACTGATGcaactaattcaaaataatatgtGTGACAATTGATGCAAAGCAATATGTTCCTGTGTACCCATGAGTGTGCCTATGATCAATTAATACTTAAAGCTTCTTATTCTCAGACCCATCAATGCCTTTCATAGGGCGGCCCACATTTTGTAAAGCTTACTGTTGCATTTATCAGGTTGGTGGGATTTTGACAACCATCCAATCCAAAAACCacaagttttttaaataaaaaataaaatagagctCCAATTTAGAGCATTACATGGATGATATAGCTTTGATTCTTGATCAACTTGATATTTGGCAAGTAAAAAAGGTAAGAGGAAGACATCTTATCAGCAGGCGAGCTTTACAAAATGTGGACTTTCACAAGAAGTTACTGAAAGATGGAAGAATAAGACGTTTCACACCAATCCTAATTTGATCCCAACTCTCATCCACACTTCTCATTGGataaaaatttagtttatgAGTGACATTAATAGGAGCAATGATCTGCAGCAACAGTAAAAGTCTATGAGTGCCAAGTGTTAATATTGGATCCAGGTCTTAGGAGCAGCCACTTGGTACAACTATCCAGAGTTTAAGGCTGTATCCAAATAACACCTTCCAAGACTCTACTTGAGTGGAAATAttctttaagaataaattatgaatgaggaaaaaaattaaataaacataataccTTGGGGCCAAAGAAGGTTTCATGAAGTAATAGTAAGTAGACAGAGTTTGATGCATGACATAGTTCCCAGTATATTTTGCTGATCTTGATAGATATACAACAGCTATCACCAGTGGCAAGAGAATACAAACACCAACAATCCAAAGTAAAAGAATTCCACCAGTTGCTCCATCAAAGTTTAACAGGAACTGAGGGAGAGCTATGCCCATTTGAAATCCCTGCATCAACAGATAGTACATTCAGTTTCAGAAACATGATTTCTTATAAatagtttctttatttttaggtAAATATCAAAGCAAGTCCTTCCTTATCATAGGAAAATTCATTACCTGCCTACCATCAGGATGGCCATACTTTTCATAATTCTCACGTGAGATTGGATCTGTGAGAGCCTGATAAGCCTTAGATATGAACTCCACAAAATATTTATGGGCCtctggaaaacaaaaaa
It encodes:
- the LOC117933563 gene encoding dnaJ protein ERDJ2A-like; amino-acid sequence: MAASEENSALFPIFILTIMALPLVPYTIMKLCRAASRKTKSIHCQCSECTRSGKYRRSIFKRISNFSTCSNLTLVLLWVVMIILVYYIKHISQEIQIFEPFSILGLESGASDSEIKKAYRRLSIQYHPDKNPDPEAHKYFVEFISKAYQALTDPISRENYEKYGHPDGRQGFQMGIALPQFLLNFDGATGGILLLWIVGVCILLPLVIAVVYLSRSAKYTGNYVMHQTLSTYYYFMKPSLAPSKVMDVFIKAAEYMEIPVRRTDNEPLQKLFMLVRSELNLDLKNIKQEQAKFWKQHPSLVKTELLIQAQLTRESATLSPALLGDFRRVLELSPRLLEELMKMAVIPRTSQGHGWLRPAIGVVELSQCIIQAVPLSAKKAAGGSPEGIAPFLQLPHFSEAIIKKIARKKVRTFQELSDMPLQERAELLTQTAGFSSAEIQDVEMVLEMMPSITIVVTCETEGEEGIQEGDIVTVQAWVTLKRTNGLIGALPHAPYFPFHKEENFWFLLADPVSNNVWFSQKMSFMDEAAAITAASKAIEDTMEGSGASVKETSAAVREAVDKVKAGSRLVMGKLQAPAEGNYNLSCFCLCDSWIGCDKKINLKVKVVKRTRAGTRGGPVAEEGPILEDGVEEEEEDEGEEYDDYESEYSEDDADEQRTSKKGAVANGKAHNKGSQNRSSSESSGTDEE